From Brassica oleracea var. oleracea cultivar TO1000 chromosome C3, BOL, whole genome shotgun sequence, a single genomic window includes:
- the LOC106330338 gene encoding uncharacterized protein LOC106330338: MCSVFLWKGDIDSHNSARVAWETVVLTKDQGGLGIRDLQTWNKACCLKLIWMLFFRDGSVWVAWFKEVILKGSIHNYWTTKPSISYSWLANNLLKLKDEVFPLIKLRLENGVSAKFWFDNWTPFGSLSTFLSNSSSRLGIHEKAYVASLCRNGSIWWLPPARTEEQVQLQTYLTTVTLTQAQDYYEWELEGKPTQTYSTRDVYTYLRGEINYVIWANTVWSSYEIPRHSFLVWLVIENRCPTKDRLLGWGLQVSPLCLLCNSTMESRNHLYHDCPFSFDLWSLAASWCRITPTRDWNDTVSQMIGLPRSKSKRHQTLLTLLAWKSTIYWTWNERNARLHFNVYRSVDTIFAVIDRQLRNKIMSFRESNPVLSSAMLQAWFSVG, encoded by the coding sequence ATGTGCAGTGTGTTCTTATGGAAGGGAGATATTGATAGCCACAACTCTGCAAGAGTGGCTTGGGAGACAGTAGTACTTACAAAAGATCAGGGAGGCTTGGGGATTAGGGACCTCCAAACTTGGAATAAGGCTTGCTGCTTAAAGCTGATCTGGATGTTGTTCTTTCGTGATGGGTCTGTGTGGGTCGCTTGGTTCAAGGAGGTCATTCTAAAAGGGTCCATTCACAACTACTGGACAACTAAACCAAGCATCTCCTACTCATGGCTAGCCAACAACCTCCTCAAGCTAAAAGATGAAGTCTTCCCACTCATCAAATTGCGGCTGGAGAATGGTGTCTCTGCTAAATTTTGGTTTGATAACTGGACTCCCTTTGGAAGCCTTTCGACTTTCCTCAGTAACTCCTCATCAAGATTGGGTATTCATGAAAAAGCTTATGTAGCCTCACTGTGTAGGAATGGATCAATTTGGTGGCTTCCACCTGCAAGAACAGAAGAACAAGTTCAGTTACAGACATACCTCACTACCGTCACTCTCACTCAGGCTCAGGACTACTATGAATGGGAGCTGGAAGGTAAACCTACTCAGACTTATAGCACCCGAGATGTTTACACTTACTTGAGAGGAGAAATCAATTATGTGATTTGGGCTAACACGGTTTGGTCTTCCTATGAGATCCCAAGACACAGCTTCCTTGTTTGGTTGGTAATCGAAAACCGATGTCCAACTAAAGACAGACTGCTCGGATGGGGCCTTCAGGTTTCGCCACTATGTCTTCTTTGCAACTCAACTATGGAGTCTAGAAATCATCTCTACCACGACTGCCCCTTCAGCTTTGATCTTTGGTCCTTAGCTGCTTCGTGGTGTAGGATCACCCCCACTAGAGATTGGAACGATACAGTCTCTCAGATGATTGGACTACCGAGAAGCAAATCGAAGCGCCATCAAACTCTCCTAACTCTCCTAGCTTGGAAATCAACAATATACTGGACATGGAATGAAAGGAATGCTCGGCTTCACTTCAATGTATACCGATCAGTCGATACTATCTTTGCAGTCATTGATCGTCAACTGAGAAACAAGATTATGAGCTTCAGAGAATCTAATCCGGTTCTCTCCTCAGCGATGTTGCAAGCATGGTTTTCAGTGGGTTAG